One Sinorhizobium fredii NGR234 DNA window includes the following coding sequences:
- a CDS encoding OmpW/AlkL family protein, translated as MSRNDARYLRCTAALGAAFFACGAAAAELTSPPVAPATEGVAAGLSPWQIRVRGLGVLTEDSGSINGVPGSDLSYSDSLIPELDISYFFTDNIAAELILGTTYANIKEVGAVGVPVGKAWLLPPTLTLQYHFTDFGAFKPYLGAGINYSLFYNQSEKAGFHDLDVDNHVGAALQVGFDYMVDEHWGVNFDVKKIFLETEWKADHDVLGPLSGKAKIDPWLIGAGVTYRF; from the coding sequence ATGAGCAGGAATGATGCACGGTATCTGAGATGTACCGCGGCACTGGGTGCGGCTTTCTTCGCATGCGGGGCAGCCGCGGCGGAGCTGACATCACCGCCTGTTGCCCCGGCGACAGAGGGTGTAGCGGCCGGGCTAAGTCCCTGGCAGATCCGCGTGCGCGGTCTGGGCGTCCTCACTGAGGACAGTGGCTCAATCAACGGCGTGCCTGGCTCGGACCTTTCCTATTCGGACTCGTTGATCCCGGAACTCGACATCAGCTACTTCTTCACCGACAATATCGCCGCTGAACTTATCCTTGGCACGACCTATGCCAACATCAAGGAAGTTGGCGCGGTCGGGGTTCCGGTCGGGAAGGCCTGGCTGCTGCCACCGACGCTTACGCTGCAGTACCATTTCACCGACTTCGGCGCCTTCAAGCCCTATCTCGGCGCGGGGATCAACTACTCGCTGTTCTACAACCAGAGCGAAAAGGCGGGGTTCCATGACCTCGACGTCGACAATCATGTGGGCGCTGCGCTGCAGGTCGGTTTCGACTACATGGTCGACGAGCATTGGGGCGTGAACTTCGATGTGAAGAAAATCTTCCTCGAAACCGAATGGAAGGCTGATCATGACGTTCTCGGCCCCCTGAGCGGCAAGGCAAAAATCGATCCGTGGTTGATCGGCGCAGGCGTGACCTACCGTTTCTAA
- a CDS encoding NUDIX hydrolase — protein sequence MAQYAAACVRPNPGAENDVQVLLITSRDSRRWVIPKGWSMPRKKPHEIARQEAWEEAGVRGQVKRKPLGYYTYVKKLKGSGIAPALVQVHLLNVSELKRDYPERGQRELHWFSPEEAAGAVDEPELKSLLRGIRKFSK from the coding sequence ATGGCTCAATACGCCGCTGCCTGTGTGAGGCCGAATCCGGGAGCAGAGAACGATGTTCAGGTTCTGCTCATCACCAGCCGAGACAGTCGCCGCTGGGTCATTCCCAAAGGCTGGAGTATGCCCAGGAAAAAGCCCCACGAGATTGCCCGACAAGAAGCCTGGGAAGAAGCCGGAGTTCGGGGCCAGGTGAAAAGGAAACCTCTCGGATACTACACCTATGTCAAAAAACTGAAGGGATCAGGAATAGCGCCCGCTCTCGTCCAAGTTCACTTGCTAAATGTCTCGGAGCTCAAACGAGACTATCCGGAGAGGGGGCAACGCGAACTTCATTGGTTCTCGCCAGAGGAAGCAGCCGGCGCAGTAGACGAACCGGAACTCAAGTCGCTTCTTCGAGGGATCCGGAAGTTTTCCAAATAG
- a CDS encoding recombinase family protein: protein MARIGYARTFTTDQNLAAQIAALRNAGCEVIREEQKSGASLEGRPQLMTILDFIHAGETFVITRIDRLARSLRDLQVIVDRLKAKGAHLVATEQPADTSTAAGKAFFDMLGVFAGFETNLRRERQAEGIAAARKRGIYKGRPPKIDRAEILLRLQQGQGPSKIARDLGISRGTVYQVRKGVFE from the coding sequence ATGGCTCGTATCGGATATGCCCGGACATTTACAACAGACCAGAACCTTGCGGCGCAAATCGCCGCGCTCAGGAACGCCGGCTGCGAGGTCATCCGCGAGGAGCAGAAAAGCGGTGCATCGCTCGAAGGTCGGCCGCAACTGATGACCATTCTCGACTTCATCCATGCCGGCGAAACCTTTGTCATCACCCGTATCGACCGGCTGGCCAGATCTCTGCGCGATCTTCAGGTGATCGTCGACCGGCTCAAGGCCAAGGGCGCGCATCTGGTTGCCACTGAGCAACCCGCCGATACCTCCACAGCCGCCGGGAAGGCGTTCTTCGACATGCTCGGCGTCTTCGCGGGGTTCGAAACCAACCTGCGGCGCGAGCGGCAGGCTGAGGGTATTGCCGCTGCCAGGAAACGTGGCATCTACAAAGGCCGCCCCCCGAAGATTGACCGCGCAGAAATCCTGCTTCGGCTGCAACAGGGCCAAGGCCCCAGCAAGATCGCTCGCGATCTCGGCATATCGCGCGGCACGGTCTATCAGGTGCGCAAAGGTGTTTTCGAATGA